From the Haladaptatus sp. DJG-WS-42 genome, the window CGTCGTCTGCGGCGACGACGAGGACGGCGTTGTCTGCTTGGGACGCGCCCGTGATCATGTTCTTCACGAAGTCGCGGTGACCAGGACAGTCGACGATGGTGAAGTAGAATTCATCCGTGTCGAACTCCTGGTGGGCGATGTCGATGGTGACACCGCGTTCGCGTTCTTCTGCGAGGTTGTCCATGACGTAGGCGAACTCGAAGCCACCTTTGCCTTTGGACTCTGCCTCTTCGCGGTGCTGTTCGATGACGTGCTCGGGTACACTCCCTGTCTCGTAGAGGAGTCGCCCGACCAGCGTACTCTTTCCGTGGTCAACGTGGCCGATGACGGCCAAGTTCTGGTGCGGTTTGTCTTCGCTCATTGGTATCTCACGCACAGAGGCGCTATATCGGGTTCTTTTGGGAGTTGCGGTTAAAACAATTTCGGAACGCTGCTCGCGTCACACCGCCGCCGTCGGGCGTTTTGACAACCCATGGCACGGTTCCGCCGCCCTATCGCAGTCGGCCGATGTCAGCCAACACAGCCGTTGCCGTCTCCGGGCCACCGGCCCCGCGACCGCTGATGTTGAGACGGCCTGCGTGCTTCGTCTCCAGTTGGACGATGTTCCGCGTCCCACTCACCGCGAGTGCACCATGCTCGGGCACGAGGCGTGGCCCAACGCGCACTGAACCGTCGGACACCTCGCCGATGAGACGAATCGTCTCGCCGTCTTCTGCAGCAAGGTCGAGCGCGCTTGGCGGAATCGAAGAGATGCCTCGCACCTCCGCGTCGGCGAGCGTGTACTCGCGCGCACCCTCCGCGAGGACGTTTGCGAGGATGACGCACTTGAGCGCCGCGTCGGTGCCCTCTACGTCGAACGTCGGGTCTGCTTCGGCCACGCCGAGGTCTTGGGCCTCTGCGAGGACGTGTTCGTAGCCGAGTCCCTCCGCGGCCATGCGCGTGAGGATGAAGTTCGCCGTCCCGTTCAATACGCCCCGGACGGCGGTGATGTTGCGCGACCCCATGTCCGCGATGGTGGAAAGCGCGGGAATCGCACCGGCGACGGTCGCCTCGAACAGCACGTCCCCCTCGCTCTCGCGTTCGAGGGCGCGCACGTCGGCGTACCGTTCTGCAACCGGCCCTTTGTTCGCGAGCACGACGTGGCGGTCCGCTTCGAGGGCGGCTTGGACGTGACTGAAGCCCGGCTCTGCGTCCCCGAGCGTCGTTGGCGTTGCTTCCACGAGCACGTCGTAGTCGCCGCCGAGAACCGTCTCAGGGCTCTCAGCGCCAACCGTCTTGCCGCGCTCTTTCCGGTTGAGTGCGTGGGCAACGTCGATGCCCGCCGCGTCGATGGCTGCGCTCTGTGAGTCAGCGAGTGCCGTGACGGTATGGCCGTACTCTCCGGCCAACTCAGCCACCGAACGGCCGACTGCACCGGCTCCGAGAATCGCGAGTTTCATTGGTCACCTCCTTCGAGAAGCGGCTCAACGACCTCTAAGCCCTTCTCTGCGGCAATCGCTCGCACGGCTTCGAGTACGCGCTCTGCTTGCCCGCGTTGGGTGGCGAGGCGCATCCGCGCACACGACACTTCGTCAGTGCCGTTTGGCGCGGTTAGCGACACGTCCGCGACCGACGCACTCGTACACTCTTCGAGCCGCGTGAGCGTGTCGGAGAGGTCCGTCTCGACCAAGTGGCCGATGAGCACGATGTTCATCTCCTCGCCGTAGCGCTCGGGGCCAGCTTTGGTGACGTTCACGCCGTTCTCTCTGAGTGCGCCGACGATGGTCTCGAACCGCTCTGGGGTTGCCTCGAAATCGACTTCGACTGGGATACGTCCGCGCGGGGTAATCGACCCGCGCTCGTGGAAGATAGAGAGGAGATTCCCGCCGTTGTTCGCGATTGGTTCGAGCGCGGCCAACAGCTCACCGGGTTCGTCGGTGAGTTCGAGTCGGACGATGTAGGCCCGTGTGTACTGCCCGCCGTCGGTCGTTGCTTGCTCACTCATCTGACCACCCGACGACGCGCGTCGGCGAGGCGCAAGCCGCCATGGGGCGGGTCACCGAACGATGTTCGATGGAAAAGGCCTGAATCATGGGTTTCACTCACTCGTGCGACGATAAAAGCCTGATGTAACATGCAACCGTTGGTAAAATTCGCCGCACTGTCACATGGTGGGCTGACTGCGTTGCCACTTCGATTGGTGAAAGAAAGATAGAGTCGCACCCGAAGGCGCGTTCTAGAAGTAGTTGATCGACTCGGGCAGTTCGAGTTTCATGCCCTTGCGCTCGCGGATCTCCTGGATGGTCTCTGGCTGGAGGTTGTCAGCCATGTCCTGGAAGCCTGCGTTCTCCGTGTTCCAGGAGGCGCGGCCTTCCGTCGCGGAGCGGAGGTCGGAGGCGAATCCGATCATTTCCTGCACTGGTGCGACGCCTTCGACAACCATGACGTCGCCGTCCTGGTACATGTCGTCGACGCGGCCACGGCGACCCTGAATCTCGCCGGAGGCAGCACCCATGTGCTCGGTCGGAACGTCGATGCGGACGTTCTGAATCGGTTCGAGCAGCGAGACCTCACCGGCGATGAGCGCGCGGTGGATGGCGTTGCGGGTTGCTGGGATGACCTGTGCTGGGCCACGGTGGATGGCGTCTTCGTGGAGCTTTGCGTCTTCGAGGCGGAACAGCGCGCCCGACACTGGCTCCTTTGCGAGTGGACCGTCGTCGAGAGCCTCTTCTAAGCCTTCGATGACGAGTTCCATCGTCTCGTTCAGGTGCTGGATACCCTTCGTGTCGTCGATGAGGATGTTCGTCCCGTAGATGTGTTCGACGTTCTGGGCGGTGTCCTTGTCCATGCCAGCTTCCATGAGCGCCTCGCGGCGTTCGAGTTCTGGCATGTCCATCGTCGCGTCACCGAGCTTCAGCAGCTCCACAATCTCCTCCGAGAGTGGCTCTACGTGTACGTAGAAGCGGTTGTGGCGGTTTGGCGAGATGCCTTCGACCGTTGGGGAGGCCTTGCGTGGCTTCTCACGGTAGACAACGATTGGCTCACCAGTCGTGACTGGGATGCCCTGGTTGCGCTCGATACGCTGGGTGATGACCTCGAGGTGGAGCTCGCCCTGCCCGCTGATGAGGTGCTCGCCCGTGTCCTCGTTAATCGTAATCTGGATGGTTGGGTCTTCTTTGGAGACCTGACGGAGCGTCGCGATGAGCTTTGGCAGGTCGTCCATGCTCTTTGCCTCAACGGACTTCGTGATGACGGGTTCGCTGATGTGCTCGATGGACTCGAACGGCGTCATCTCGACGGAGGAGACGGTGGAGCCAGCGATGGCGTCGCGGAGGCCGGTCACGGCTGCGATGTTACCCGCAGGGACGCGCTCGACTTCTTCGCGCTCGCCACCCATGTAGAGGCCGACAGACTGGATGCGGTTCTTGCCTGCCGTCCCGGAGACGTAGAGCTCCTGACCGCGCTCGATGGTTCCGGAGAACAGGCGACCGGATGCGACTTCGCCTGCGTGTGGGTCCATTGCGATGTCCGTGACCATGAAGACGACTTCGCCTTCGTCGTCGACGTCACGCATCTGGATTGCGATGTCGCTCTCTGGGTCGCCACGCCAGACGGTCGGGATACGACGTGGCTGCGCTTCGATTGGGTTCGGGAAGTGCTCTGCGACCATGTCCAGGACGACGTCGGAAAGCGGCGAGAGCTCTTTGAGCTCGTCGGTGTTGTCGTTCTGGTTGTAGTCGATGATGTCACCGAAGTCGATGCCGGTCTCCTGCATGGATGGGAGGGAGACTGCCCAGTTGTAGAGGGCAGACCCGAAGGCGACAGTCCCGTTCTCGACGCTGACTTTCCAGCCTTCTTCCTCGTACTTCTCCTCTGCCATCCCGCGGATGAGTTCGTTGACCTCGCGGATGACCTTCTGGAGACGCTCTTGCATCTCCTGTGGGCCTTCCTGGAGCTCATTGATGAGGCGGTCGACCTTGTTGATGAACAGGGCTGGCTTGACACCCTCGCGGAGTGCCTGGCGAACAACCGTCTCAGTCTGGGGCATCGTGCCTTCGACTGCGTCAACCACGATGAGCGCACCGTCGACTGCGCGCATCGCACGCGTCACGTCGCCACCGAAGTCGACGTGGCCGGGCGTGTCGATGAGGTTGATGAGGTGGTTCTTCTCATCCCATTCGTGGGTCATCGACACGTTTGCCGCGTCGATGGTGATGCCACGTTCCTGTTCGTCTTCCTCGGTGTCCATCGCAAGCTGGTGGCCTGCGAGGTCCTTGGAGATCATACCGGCACCCGCGAGCAGGTTGTCGGTCAGGGTTGTTTTACCGTGGTCGATGTGCGCCGCGATGGCCATGTTCCGGATGTGCTCCGGCTTGTCCATCAGGCGTTCACATTCCTGGACAATCTTCTTTCGTCGGCCCATATGGGCTAACCTTCCGGCAGGAGGTTCAAAAGGATAGTGTTTCGTGCGGACCATCGCTGAGACATCAATTCTACCGAATATCACAGCGTAAACCGCTCACGAGCTGATTTCCTCCTAAAATGTGACTCAACCTTTATTCAGGAGCCAAACCGAGAAAACGAGGCGTAGGTCGCTCGAAATCGCCGCAAACCGTCTATTTCACTCTGTATGTCAACAATCCCCACAACACTCATCTTCGACCCCGTCGTTTGTTAGTCATACACATGGATGTCCGTGTGCCAGCAGGCGTGCTCCAAGACCCGTTTCTCGGGGCACAGTACCTCTTTGAGACCGAATACGACCTCGACTGGCCAGTCATCGTCATGGTTCGCGACAACCCCGACGAACGCACGTGGACGGCTCACTACGCCGAACACCACCTGCTCAACCTCTCTAGACAGGCCGCCTCGAGCGCGATGGCTCGTGAGCTCGTCCTCCACGAGTACGCCCACATGTACCGCTACGAACAGGGCCATCCATCCCACCTCCAATCGACCGCAGAAGCGCTCATCCTCGCCTTTACCGGGAGACGAGTCGAGCAACGAAAGCTCACCCACTGCTATCAGATTGCGAACCACATGAAGGACATCTACGCCGACGATATCACTCTCGACGTGTATCCCGCGACGAAACTCCTCGCCTTCTTAGAGGCCAGTCTCGCAACCGCCGTCGCAGACCGGCCTATCGACCGTCCCGGAGCCGTTCGCCATACCCCGGCTGCAGACCCGGACATCACCGCGGTGAACGCCGCCTTCGCGCTTGGCCTCGCAGAGCGCCACGACCTCATCGACGCAGACCACCGCCTCTACGAACTCGCGGCCATCGCGGCCGCAGACGCACCGCACGTGAATCTCGATTCGTTCAAACGGCGATTCCGCACGCTCGCGCGCGACACGAACGCAAGTGAATATCGTAAGGCACTCGTCGAAATCACGAGAAAATACGCGATGCACACCGGCGGCACGGGCGACGTAGCGGCTGACTAAACCAACGAGAGTCGCATCGTGGAGCAGCTTCGAGCGACGACTCGTTCGAGTCAATGTTGGTCGCGCTCGACGTTTCCGTGTCGAATAACACAGTGGTCTCAAGCCGCTTCAATCTCTCGAGCGCACGTCAGCCCGACAACTGCCCGCGGGAACAGGGGAGCGGCGCGAACGCCGTGGCTCAGGAGTCGTAAAAACGTGAGAGAAGGGAACGGTTACCGAGCGGCGGCGGCGACGCGCTCTTTCTCTTCTTTCTGCCCGATTGCGTACGACTGGACGTCGTAGTCTGCTGCGCCCATCAGCTGGGATGCGAGCGCTTCTGCAGCGCTGGTTGGCTTCTTGTAGGAGCCACTGTATGCACCCTGTGCGATGAACTTGAGGGCCTGGTCGACACGGCGCTGTGGCGCAACGTCGACGGCCTGTGGAACCGAGATGCCACCGTATTTGAGACGGACGGTCTCTTCACGTGGCGACGAGTTCTCGACGGCGCGGACGAGAATCTGGACGGGGTTCTCCTCGGTGCGCTCTGCAATGATTTCGAATGCGTCGCGGACGATGGAACTCGCCTGTTGTTTCTTGCCCGTGTTCTCTTCGGTCTGCATCAGGCGGTTGATGAGCCGCTCGACGATGCTGACCTCGCTCTTCTGGAACTGCTTGTTCGCGTGGCGACCCATCGTGTGGGCGATGGGCGTCACGGTGATGTAGCGTTTGGTGCTCGGGTCGGTGTATTCGATTTCCGAAACGTCCCACGTGCCGAACAGCTCAGCGACCGTGCCGGCTTCCTCGGCGTCGGCCTCTTGTTCTGTTTCTGGAGTTTCCTCTTCGCTCATCGAACCGGCTTCTCCTTGTTGCCACGGACGAGTTCGATCATGGACACGCCATTGACCTTCTCGACTTTGTAGTTGACACCCGAAAGGTCACCCATTGCGCGACCCTTCGCGCCGCCGATGCCGGCGATGGTGACTTCGTCGTGTTCGTCAATGAACGAGATTGCGCCGTCACCCGGACAGAAGGCGGTGACTTGCTTCCCGTTCTTGATGAGTTGAACACGGACACATTTTCGGATTGCAGAGTTGGGCTGTTTTGCCTCAATGCCCACTTTCTCCAGGACGATACCTCGGGCCTGCGGTGCGCCCTCGAGAGGGTCAGACTTGACGCCGAGCCCTCGGGCGCGCCGCGCGTACTCAGAGTCGGACCATCGGTGTGACTGACGGTCCTTTTTGAGCTTCCGCGCGGCGTACTTGCCGTTCGCCATAGTACGCTTTCGTACCTGATGGAGCTACTTAAGCCTCCCTTTTCGCACCCGCAGACGGGCGCTCTGTGGCGAATGTGGCTCGTGGTATCACGCGCCCGGGGCCGATAAAAAGATTATTACGGTTTTCGCGTCTACATTTGCCCATGTCCACCCCTACGAACACCGACCCCTCCTCGGGCCAGGAGTTCTTAGAAACCCTGTTCCGGTATTCGTTCGTGTTGAAGCTCATCGGCATCGTCATTGGTCTGTTCGTCTTTGGCTACCTCATCGATACCTTCGGCGCACCGAACTCCTTTACCGGCATCGTCGTTGGTATGTCGTGGAGCCTCTCCGTCCTCCTTGGGCTCGCCATCGTCATCATCGGCGGCCTCTCGCTGATTCGCCAAGCGCTCCAGTAAGTCGTTTTTTCGGGTATCTCACGGTTCACACTCGCAGAGAGCGACCGCTGTCGGTCGGCAGTCGCCACAAAAAAGCCTGCCTCGCACGCGCGAGTCAGGTTAATTGGATGTCGTCGATGTCGTGGTGGCGCTTTGCGAACAGGCGCGCAGCCCGAATGTTACGCCCGCCTTTGCCAATCGCCACGCCCGCGTCTTCCTGTGCCACCTCGGCGTAGGCCACCATGTCGTCGTTTCGACTGATGGTGACGTGGTACACCGCGGCGGGTGCGAGCGCGTTCGCGACGAACGCTTCCGGGGTGTCCGCGTTTTCGATAAGTTCGATGTCGCGGCCCAGTTTGTCTTCGACCTCTCGGACGTGCTTGCCGCCGGGGCCAATCGCTTGCCCCATCTCGCCTGCGCCGACGAGGATGAGCACGCGGTCGTTGTCGTCATCGACCACGCAATCGCGGGCGCTTGCGCCGGTCACGTCCTCGAAGAGGGCGATGAACTGGCGGGCTTCGTCCGAGAGGGTGACTTTCATTAGTCTGCCTGCTCCGCACTCCGGTTTATCGACCCCATCTTGAGGTCGACGTCACCGGTTCCGAGGCGGATTGGCTTCCCGACGATGACGTTCTCGGTGACACCGTTTAAGTCGTCAATCTCGCCGTGGATGGCCGCGTCGAGCAGGTGGTTCACCGTCACCTCGAACGCTGCACGGGCGAGCACGGACTCCTTGCTGCCGGAAATCCCGTGGCGACCGATGGACTCGATTTCACCGCGGTTGGTCATGATGTCTGCAACGAGCATCATGTGGCGGATGTTCACGTCGCCAAGCCCCTGTTCTTCGAGCGTGTTCATCGTCTCCTCGATGATTGCCTCGCGCGCGGCCTCGATGCCGAGCGTGTGGTGAATCTCGTGGATGTTGTTACACGTCGTCCGCGAAGCGTCCACGCCTTCGATGGTGAGCACTTCGCCGAAGGCAGACCCCTCGGTGTAGAGGACGAACTGGTCTTCGTCGTCTAAGTCCTCCTTGCGGATGACGACACGGCGCACGTCTTCGATGCCCTTGAAGACGATTTCACGCAGTTCTTCGACGAGCTGGAGCAGGTCGCGGTAGCTTGGCTTTTCGGGACCGAACTCGATGGCCGTGCCGTTCTGGACGGTTTTCACGCCGAGTTTGTCCTCGATGATACCGGCGACGTCCTCTGCGGTCAGCCCACGCTCTTCTAGCGTGTCCTGATTCAGGTTCACCTGCACGAGCATGTCCGCGACGTTCGTGCTGATGTCACCAAGTGCGAGGATGCGCGTCGCTTCGACGTTCCAGACGACCTGGTGGGCGAGTTCTTTGTCGGTGGCGTACTCGTCTTCCAGATAAACGGTCATCATCGGCGTGTCCGGCGTTTTGCGAGCGTCCACCAGCTCGATGAGCCGGGGCAGCCCTTGGGTCACGTCGATTTCTGCCACACCCGCGTAGTGGAACGTGTTCATCGTCATCTGCGTCCCCGGTTCACCAATCGACTGGGCACTCACGGTGCCAACAGGGTCGAGTGGGTCAACACGGGTTTCGAGGTAGCGGTTCTCGACCGCCATGACGATCTCTTTCGCCTGTTCGTCGGTGACGTTTCGCTCTTCTAACGTCTCGTAGAGTTTCGTCTTGAGGCGCTTTGGGAGCTCGGTCGCTTCGACCTGTTCTGCGATGGCCTTGGGTACGTCGTAATCAGTCATCGGATTCTACCTCCTGGGTGTCGTTGTACGCCGCTTCACGCGCGTCTGCGTACTCAGAGAGGTTCGTTGGCGGCCGCTTGAGGCCGAGGTACTCCTCTTTGCGCCGTTCGGACTCGAACTCCGCATCGAGGACGCGGTCTGCAATCTGGTCGACGTCGATGTCGTAATCCTGGAACGAGGAAACCTTCACTGGACTCGTGCCGTCCTCACCGAATTCGAACTGGACGATGGTGTCGCTCGTGTCGCGCACCGTGCCGTCGTACTGCGTTTCGAGCTCGGAGAGTGCGTTGATGAGCCGGCGCTGGAGGTAGCCGGATTTCGAGGTGCGGACTGCCGTGTCCACAAGCCCCTCACGACCACCCATCGCGTGGAAGAAGAACTCACGCGGGCTGAGGCCTTTCCGGTAGGAACTCTCGACGAAGCCGTGGGCGTCGGCCGACAGGTCGTCTTTCTGGTAGTGGCTGAGGGTGCGGTCTTCGTAGCCGCGGTTGATGCGCTCGCCGCGCACTGCCTGCTGGCCAACACACGCAGCCATCTGCGTCAGGTTGAGCAGCGAGCCACGCGCCCCGGACTCGGCCATGATGACCGCCGGGTTGTCGTCTGCGAAGTGCTCCTCTGCGATGTCACCAGCAGAGTCACGGGCTTTGCCGAGCGTCTGCATGATTTTCATCTCGAGGGTCTCGTCTACGGTGCGGCCCGGGAGGGACTCTAAGTCGCCGTTCTCGTAGGTCTGGATGAGTTCCTGGACGCGCTCGTAGGCGTTGTCGATTGCCTCGTCGATCTGCTCTTCTGCTTCCTTCTCGATCGACTCGTCGTCGATACCGAGCGAAAAGCCGAAGTGCATGATCGCACGCATCGCAAGCGAGGAAATCTCGTTGATGAAGATGCGCGCGCGGGTTGCGCCGTACACCTTCATGATGGTGTCAACGACCTGCCCACCGAACGCACCGACAGCGTCCTCGTCGATGGTGCCTTCGAGCAGTTGGCCGTTTTCGATGATGACGGTGTCACCGGTCGAGGACTTGAACTCAAGGCTCAGGTCGCCCGGCAGGAGTTCGGAGAAGATGGTGTGGCCCGTCCAGTACGGGACGCCTTCTTCGTCCTCGCCGTCCGGCGCTGGCAGCTCGTCCACGCGCGTCGCACGGAGCAAGTCGAGTGCCTGCGTCTCGTTGAATTTCGGGTTCTCGTGGGTGAGCAGGTAGGTACCAGAGATGTGGTCCTGAATCGCGCCGATGATGTTCTCACCGAAGCGCGGCGAGAGAATCTGCTCTTGGACGCGCATCAACACGCGCGCCTCGGCACGCGCCTCCTCGTTCTGGAGGGCGTGCATGTTCATCTCGTCACCGTCGAAGTCAGCGTTGTACGGCGGACAGACAACCGTGTTCAGGCGGAACGTCTTGTACGGCATCACGACGACTTCGTGAGCCATGATGGACATCCGGTGGAGCGATGGCTGCCGGTTGAAGATGACGATGTCACCGTCGACGAGGTGGCGGTTGACCTCCCAGCCGACCTCGACTTTCTCTGCGAGTTCCTCGCAGTTTTTGTGCGTGACCTTCAGGCGACGGCCGTCAGGGCGGCGCACGTAGTTCGCGCCGGGATGCCCGTCTGGACCGTTTCGAACGTACGTTCGCGCCTCCTCTAAGGTGCGCTCGGTGACGTTCATCGTCTGGGTCATCTCCTTTGCAACGCGGTCTGGGACACCGACTTCGTTGAGCGAGAGGGTCGGGTCCGGGCTGATGACCGTCCGTGCAGAGAAGTTGACACGCTTCCCGGACAGCGAGCCACGGAAGCGCCCTTCCTTGCCCTTGAGACGCTGACTCAGCGTCTTGAGTGGGCGACCCGAGCGGTGGCGGGCCGGTGGCGTTCCCGAAATCTCGTTGTCCATGAACGTCGTGACGTGGTACTGGAGCAGCTCCCACAAGTCCTCGATAATCAGCTGTGGGGCACCCGCCTCACGGTTCTCCATGAACCGCTGGTTGATGCGGATGATGTCCACGAGCTTGTGCGTGAGGTCGTCCTCACTGCGCTGGCCGTTGTCGAGCGTGATCGAGGGGCGTGCGGTGACCGGCGGAACCGGGAGCACGGTGAGAATCATCCACTCTGGGCGCGAGCGCTCAGAGTCGATGCCGAGCACGTCTAAGTCCTCGTCTGGGATGTCCTCGAACCAGTCGCGAATGTCCGAGGGCATCAGCTTGTTCATGTCCTCGACCGTGAGGTCGATTTTGAGCGCCTTTTCGAGTGCGCGACGGTCCATCTCACGCGGGCGGAACTCGCCCGAGAGGATTTCGTTGATGCGCGAGAGGTCGATTTCCGTCTTGTCTGCGAGCTCCTGTGGGGAGGTGCCCGGACGGTCTTCTTCCTCGTTTGGCTGCATCGCCGCGGCAATCTGTTCTGCGTAGTCGGAGGCGAGCACGTCCTGCACTTCGTAGTACGTCGTTGGCTTCTCGTGCTGGATGTCGTACTGCGTCTCGCCACAGAACGGACAGGCATCTGCCTTGCGGGCCTGTCGGATGGCGGCTTTCGTCACGTCGTTCAGGTCGTTACCGAGTTCGCGGGCGACCGTCTGCTGGTCGCGGAACCCCTCGCGCTCGTCTTCGGTGAGACAGAGGCGCGAGCAGTCGCGGCACGTCCCGCGCAGGAGGCGGCGGATGAGCTTCGTAAAGCCGACGTGGATGACGGGCGCGGCGAGTTCGATGTGGCCGAAGTGGCCGTTACACGACCCGGAGTGTTTCCCGCAGGTCTTACACTGCAGCCCGGGGTCAATGACACCGAGACGCGGGTCCATGAGACCCATGTCGATGGGGAACCCGTCGTCGTCGTAGGTGTCTGCGGTGATGATTTTCGTCGCGCTCATCTCACGGTACTCCTCGGGGCTCATCAGCCCGAAGCTGATGGAACCAATCTCTTTGGGTGTGCTGTTGGAACTCATACTGCGTCCTCCAGTTCGAGGCGCGGCGCGATGCCAAGCGCCTTCATTTCGTCAAGCAGGAGCTTGAATGCGTAACTCATCTCGATTTCGTGGATGTCCGTCTCCTCGCCACAGTTTGGACAGTAGACGCGGTGCTGGTCAACGTTCTCGACAGCACTCATCCCACAGTGACCACAGACGTAGATGAATTCCCGGTCGGATTCGTCGAGGAGGCGCTCTTTGAGCGCCATGGCCGCGCCGTGCCCGATGAGCACGTCGCGCTCCATCTCCCCGACACGAAGCCCACCTTCACGCGCACGCCCTTCGGTCGGCTGGCGCGTGAGCACCTGCACCGGCCCGCGCGAGCGCGCGTGAATCTTGTTCGAGACCATGTGGTAGAGCTTCTGGTAGAAAATCACGCCAACGAAAATCTCGGCGTCAATCTTCTCACCGGACACGCCGGAGTACATGACCTCTTTGCCCGCAGAGTTGTACCCTTGGTCGAGCAGTGCCTGTCGGATTTTCTCTTCGTTCTCGCCCGTGAAGGCCGTCCCATCAACACGGCGGCCTTCGAGCGAGCCAACCTTGCCGCCGAGCATTTCGAGAACGTGGCCCACCGTCATCCGCGACGGCAGCGCGTGCGGGTTCAACACGAGGTCGGGCACGACGCCTTCGGCCGTAAACGGCATGTCTTCCTGTGGAGCCATGTGGCCCACGACACCCTTCTGGCCGTGACGGGATGCGAACTTGTCACCAAGCTCTGGAATCCGCTCGTCGCGAACCTTGACTTTCGAGAGTTTCGAGCCGTCTTCACCCTCCATCAGGGTGACGGTGTCGACGACACCGTTTTCGCCAGAGCGCATCGTGACGGAGGTTTCACGACGCTTCTGTGGCGAGAGACCGCCCATGTCGTCGGGTTCTTCTAAGAACCGTGGCGGACTCGTCTTACCGAGGAGCACGTCGTTTTCGGACACGACGGTCTCTGGGTTGACGAGGCCGTCTTCGTCCAGATGCGTGTAGGCTTCTTCACCGCGTGCGCCGCGCACTTCGTCGTCCGGAATCTCGAAGCGGTCTTCCTGACCACCAGGGTAGCGACGCTCTTCGCCTTCGTACGTACGGAAGAAGTGGGAGCGACCGAGTGCGCGCTCGACGGAGTTCTTGTTCATGACGAGCGCGTCCTCGATGTTGAACCCTTCGTAGCTCATGACCGCGACGACGAAGTTCTGGGCCGCCGGGCGGTCGTCGAAGCCAATCTGTTCGGTGGTCTGCGTTTTGACCATCGAGAGC encodes:
- a CDS encoding homoserine dehydrogenase; its protein translation is MKLAILGAGAVGRSVAELAGEYGHTVTALADSQSAAIDAAGIDVAHALNRKERGKTVGAESPETVLGGDYDVLVEATPTTLGDAEPGFSHVQAALEADRHVVLANKGPVAERYADVRALERESEGDVLFEATVAGAIPALSTIADMGSRNITAVRGVLNGTANFILTRMAAEGLGYEHVLAEAQDLGVAEADPTFDVEGTDAALKCVILANVLAEGAREYTLADAEVRGISSIPPSALDLAAEDGETIRLIGEVSDGSVRVGPRLVPEHGALAVSGTRNIVQLETKHAGRLNISGRGAGGPETATAVLADIGRLR
- a CDS encoding amino acid-binding protein, which produces MSEQATTDGGQYTRAYIVRLELTDEPGELLAALEPIANNGGNLLSIFHERGSITPRGRIPVEVDFEATPERFETIVGALRENGVNVTKAGPERYGEEMNIVLIGHLVETDLSDTLTRLEECTSASVADVSLTAPNGTDEVSCARMRLATQRGQAERVLEAVRAIAAEKGLEVVEPLLEGGDQ
- a CDS encoding elongation factor EF-2; amino-acid sequence: MGRRKKIVQECERLMDKPEHIRNMAIAAHIDHGKTTLTDNLLAGAGMISKDLAGHQLAMDTEEDEQERGITIDAANVSMTHEWDEKNHLINLIDTPGHVDFGGDVTRAMRAVDGALIVVDAVEGTMPQTETVVRQALREGVKPALFINKVDRLINELQEGPQEMQERLQKVIREVNELIRGMAEEKYEEEGWKVSVENGTVAFGSALYNWAVSLPSMQETGIDFGDIIDYNQNDNTDELKELSPLSDVVLDMVAEHFPNPIEAQPRRIPTVWRGDPESDIAIQMRDVDDEGEVVFMVTDIAMDPHAGEVASGRLFSGTIERGQELYVSGTAGKNRIQSVGLYMGGEREEVERVPAGNIAAVTGLRDAIAGSTVSSVEMTPFESIEHISEPVITKSVEAKSMDDLPKLIATLRQVSKEDPTIQITINEDTGEHLISGQGELHLEVITQRIERNQGIPVTTGEPIVVYREKPRKASPTVEGISPNRHNRFYVHVEPLSEEIVELLKLGDATMDMPELERREALMEAGMDKDTAQNVEHIYGTNILIDDTKGIQHLNETMELVIEGLEEALDDGPLAKEPVSGALFRLEDAKLHEDAIHRGPAQVIPATRNAIHRALIAGEVSLLEPIQNVRIDVPTEHMGAASGEIQGRRGRVDDMYQDGDVMVVEGVAPVQEMIGFASDLRSATEGRASWNTENAGFQDMADNLQPETIQEIRERKGMKLELPESINYF
- a CDS encoding DUF5781 family protein; the encoded protein is MDVRVPAGVLQDPFLGAQYLFETEYDLDWPVIVMVRDNPDERTWTAHYAEHHLLNLSRQAASSAMARELVLHEYAHMYRYEQGHPSHLQSTAEALILAFTGRRVEQRKLTHCYQIANHMKDIYADDITLDVYPATKLLAFLEASLATAVADRPIDRPGAVRHTPAADPDITAVNAAFALGLAERHDLIDADHRLYELAAIAAADAPHVNLDSFKRRFRTLARDTNASEYRKALVEITRKYAMHTGGTGDVAAD
- a CDS encoding 30S ribosomal protein S7, encoding MSEEETPETEQEADAEEAGTVAELFGTWDVSEIEYTDPSTKRYITVTPIAHTMGRHANKQFQKSEVSIVERLINRLMQTEENTGKKQQASSIVRDAFEIIAERTEENPVQILVRAVENSSPREETVRLKYGGISVPQAVDVAPQRRVDQALKFIAQGAYSGSYKKPTSAAEALASQLMGAADYDVQSYAIGQKEEKERVAAAAR
- a CDS encoding 30S ribosomal protein S12 codes for the protein MANGKYAARKLKKDRQSHRWSDSEYARRARGLGVKSDPLEGAPQARGIVLEKVGIEAKQPNSAIRKCVRVQLIKNGKQVTAFCPGDGAISFIDEHDEVTIAGIGGAKGRAMGDLSGVNYKVEKVNGVSMIELVRGNKEKPVR
- a CDS encoding NusA-like transcription termination signal-binding factor; protein product: MKVTLSDEARQFIALFEDVTGASARDCVVDDDNDRVLILVGAGEMGQAIGPGGKHVREVEDKLGRDIELIENADTPEAFVANALAPAAVYHVTISRNDDMVAYAEVAQEDAGVAIGKGGRNIRAARLFAKRHHDIDDIQLT
- the rpoA2 gene encoding DNA-directed RNA polymerase subunit A'' — its product is MTDYDVPKAIAEQVEATELPKRLKTKLYETLEERNVTDEQAKEIVMAVENRYLETRVDPLDPVGTVSAQSIGEPGTQMTMNTFHYAGVAEIDVTQGLPRLIELVDARKTPDTPMMTVYLEDEYATDKELAHQVVWNVEATRILALGDISTNVADMLVQVNLNQDTLEERGLTAEDVAGIIEDKLGVKTVQNGTAIEFGPEKPSYRDLLQLVEELREIVFKGIEDVRRVVIRKEDLDDEDQFVLYTEGSAFGEVLTIEGVDASRTTCNNIHEIHHTLGIEAAREAIIEETMNTLEEQGLGDVNIRHMMLVADIMTNRGEIESIGRHGISGSKESVLARAAFEVTVNHLLDAAIHGEIDDLNGVTENVIVGKPIRLGTGDVDLKMGSINRSAEQAD